The Arachis hypogaea cultivar Tifrunner chromosome 14, arahy.Tifrunner.gnm2.J5K5, whole genome shotgun sequence DNA window TTAGATAGTAATTTAGTCAAACATATTTAATTATCTAATAGTtatcaactatcaactttatatgaaAACAACTTGAATATTCACCGATTATTAATTAGGAAAATGGATCAATTTGAACATATATGCAGGAATGATTAGAGGATGTGGCAGGCAGCAGTTGGCTGCATATGTCAACCTTGCAACTCTTTATCTCATTGGTTTACCAATATCATGTCTTCTGGGATTTAAGACTAATTTGCAAGTCAAggtaagtttttgaaaaataagcATATATTAGTCTTTTACTTGTGTTTATTATTCATTACTTAAAGGACAAATTAATAATTagactgtattttttttttgaattttagtaAAATTCATTTAAATCACTCCCCTATTTGTTTAAATGACATTTAATTTTCGTCCATCTAGGACGAAAAATTAAGTTTTGTTTATAAAAGTAtttaatgttatattttttaaatataaatgtgtatttagtttgtatttttattttcaatatttttattttaaaattttataaaaaaaaaaagaaaaacaataaaattattttcctgtttctatcttctgtatattttctatttttttatataaaattttaaaatataaaaaatactaaaaaaaaatacaaatcaaatACACCTTAAGCCTTAAGCTATCGAATTTATTGTTATCTAAACTTTGGAGGAGGTtgatattaatttgatttttattgctgTTGAATCATTatcaattttcttttttgaaatttatgttgTGAAACAGGGTTTATGGATAGGGTTGATTTGTGGGCTGGTTTGTCAAACTGGAGCACTATTATTTTTCACATGGCATGCCAATTGGTCCAACCTCCATCTCTCTCTAGACACAGATAGACACAGAGATCAACCGATTAttgtttaactcatttccaaattaCAGCTGAGGCTTTAGCTGAGTAGTCCATTATGTCTCTTAAAAAAACTCATTTCCAAATGTTACTACATACACCATTATTTCTTGATCAAAATAAGGTGTCAACTTAATTTATTTCTGTattctaaacttttttttatgagaatagtTGTAAAAATTGAATCAGTGATAAAATCGGTCAGATTATTGATTTATTGGTTTATTAATTCAACCGATAAATTATTAGTTGAACCAATAAAATTAgttctatataaataaaaaatataaaatagtaaaaaattaaaaaaaatttaaaatacatatctttATCAACATTTTAAGAACAATCAAGTCTAAAATTCTAAAGATAACTACTATAAAGATGGGCACGGATTCGGTATATGCACGAGAAGTTTGTGCAACAAAACGCCAAAAAACTATTTGGCGCACcgaaaaaatatcaaaatcaacATGTattttttgtaggatttttttcaCAATTACACATAAAATAGAGGGgtaactttttttaatatttttaaatgaataCATTTCACTTAGTTGTTAAAAGCCGCTAACCTTCTCCTCCAGGTTCTCTTCCTCCCCTTCCTTTGCCGTCACAAGTCGCACTGTCTCTTCCATTATCTCCACCACCAACAACGACTCAAACCTCCCCACCGCCTCTCCTACTCGCTGAGATTGTGAGCTGGGCCGGTGAAAATTATGAGAATAGAGTCGCGAATAGTGGCGAGAAGAATCGAGAGTATTGAGCTGCATGTGGTTTTGCCAATGCCACCTTTGCCACTAATGAAGACCCATTTGAGAGTTTCTTGTTCTAGGATGTTCTGCACCGTTCCTTCTGGCAAATTCTGTTGATCCACCATGACCACACTACTCCTGTTTCTCTCAACTGCGTTTTCAAATATTCCGTCAAGACCTAAAACTATATTTGGcgtttttgaataattaattaatgtttatgacaactataattaataaaattaatttagcagttattaattttttgtatcatattattataattaataaaattactttaaaaatttactaatttatcagattatattactataattaataaaattaccaaaaatataagtaattttcTAAAGAGTAAATTACCAATTATGCCCCCGAATTTGTAAAACGCTGACATAAATACCCCTAGAATTCGATAACGACAATCATAcccttgaaaaatttaaaaacgaATCAGATCTGCCCAACTGTGAGGAGAACCCTTCTCCGTTAAACGGAGTTTGTTGATGTGTCAAACGGAAGTCCAACGTGGCATCCGTATTAGACTCTCAATCACGTTTTGTCCATGTATCCCCAATTCAACAAACCCTAATTGCCCAATTGAGATGAAATGACAGAATTAACCCTAAGTGAAACATCATAGTTAACTAAGACTATGTTGGACGCGGGAAACTGAAGAGTTTGTGGGTGGTCGTCTCTGTTTCTGTTCGTCTATTGTCGCTTTGTATTCGTTTGTTGGATTTGTCAGCGTCACATGCGGTATCACGTTTGGCGTTGATACGGAGTGAAGAAGTCGCCGTCGATCAACCAAGGTTTTGGTAAGCATTTTATGTTTGCGTTGGTGTTATTATCAGTCGTTTGGGGTTTGCAATGGAGGTATGATGATGGTGTTTTCATGTGTCGTGTTAGATGTTTATGACTTTTTTGATGATTTTTGTCAGATGGCTACGCATATCACATTTGTTTATCACCATCGGGGTTGGTTAGAGAAGGGTGCAGATGGTGGGGTGAAGTATAATGGTGGTTTACTGAGTATCATCGAGAGGTTGCATGTTGATACTTGTAATCTATTCCTTGTTGAAGGCTTGTTTCTAGATTTAGGTTATACTAGGTATAATGAAGTTTATTGGTTGGAGCCAGGGATGGATTTAGCTAACGGGTTACGGGTGCTCAGAAGGGATGCCGATGTGGTTAAGATGTGTGATGCTGCACTGAGAAATGAAAACAAGGTTCACTTGTATTTTGAGCATCCAGTTGATATGGATCCAGAGTATGTTGATGAGGCTGAGGTTTTTGCTAACGAAGATGTTGAGATGCCTTGCTTAGAAGACCAGGAAAATCATGACCAGGAACCGCAACAAAATAAAGAGGAGGAAGGATCTGAACATACAGAAGTAGAGGGAGCTCCTTTATTTAATGAAGCAAATGAACAAGAGGATCTCCCACAGCACgaggagcaacaacaagaagAGGATGAACCAACGTTGAAGAAAGGGGGTATGATGAAGCATTGCCAGAGGAGGCTGGTACTGAAAACCTTTCTAATCAAAGTCAGGCTGGAACAACTGAAAATGAGGCCCCCAATGAAGGAGACAATCAGCAGACCCATGTTGAAGACCATGAGAGGCCATCGAATCCTGAAGAAGTTAATAGCAGGGGAAGAAAACGCAGGAAGAAACATGCGAGGCCCCCACCATCTGGTAGAGATCAACCTGCACCACAAAACAATAGTGAAGGACATGCTGGTTAGTATATGAATTGTAGATCCTAGTAgtaatgttgttttttttttttgggtttgtaAATGTATTTGCCATTAACTGTCCGTTAATTAATAACCTTAAACTATGAATGCGTAATGTTGTTGAACTAGATGAGGATGCGTCTTGTGGGGTTCAAGGTCGGAGAATTCATCGAAGACCCCGTCCATCCGGCCAGAGGATTCTGCCACCTAGGGAAGAGAATCAGGCCCCAAGGGTGGTTGTGCCTAACCCGAATGACATTGATGAAGAGCCTACTGAATATCAGTATCACTCTGAAGAGCTACACACCCCACCAGGTTCTGATTCTGAGGATGAAAATCCAGTATTCCCTCAGTATAATCCTGATACAAAGTTTGGCAAAATTAGACTGGAGTTAGGGATGGAGTTTGGCACGATGCAGCAGTTTAAGGATACAGTCAGGAAGTATAGTATTCAGATGGGCAGAGAGGCATTTTTTCTCAAGGTTGAACCACATAGGTGCAGGGTCATCTGTTACAATGAAACATATCCATGGGAAGTTTACTGTGCAAGGAGAAACCAGCCCCCTAGTTACCAAATCAAAACACTGGTCGATGAGCATACATGTCCTAGGAGTAATAAAAGCAGGTCAGTCACTTGTAAATGGGTGGCCGAGGAGTTGATTAGCAAGATTAGGGTATGTCCTAACTTGTCCCATAGAGAGGCTCGAGAAATGTTCAAAGTTGAGTTTGATATTTGTGTCGGAAAGAGGATGATGTTTAGGGCAATGGAGAAGGCTAAGGATGTCATCGAGGGCACAGAAAAGGAACAATATTTGAAGTTAAGGACTTACTTGACTGAGCTGCGTAAGGCCAATCCAGGATCCACTTGCCGTATGAGCACAACACCACAACAAGAGGCGCTGCCTAAGTTTAGAAGTCTATACATCTGTCTAGAAGCATGTAAAAGGGGATTCAAGCAAGGATGTAGGCCTTTCCTATGCCTTGATGGAGCATTTTTAAAGGGTTATTTTGGGGAGTAGCTGCTGACAGCCGTTGCTCAGGACGCCAACAATCATCTATTCCCAGTTGCATATGGAGTAGTTGATGCAGAAACAAAGACCAATTGGAAAGAATTTCTAGAGTATTTGTTGGATGATATCGGGGATCATAGGCAATTCGATTGGCACTTCATGTCTGACAAACAGAAGGTTAGTAATTAAATTGTGTGTGCAATTATGTTATAGTATATGATGTCTAACTTAGTTATTTACAGGGGCTAATACCTGCTCTACAAGAAGTTATGCCAGGGGTTAAACACAGGTTCTGTACTATGCATATGTGGAGGAATTTTAACAAGCGTTGGAAAGACCTAGAACTGAAACAGTTGCTATTTCAATGTGCAAGGGCACTGACTGATCAGGAGTTTAATGAAGGTATGGATGCCATAAAGAGAATTAATACTTCTGCTTGGGAATATCTGTCTAAGTATGAGCAAGAAACTTGGTCAAGATCAAGATTCTCCACTTGGCCCAAAGTGGATAACATAATGAACAACAATGCGGAGTCTCTTAATGCAACCATGGTGGGGCTAAGAGGCAAGAGCATCATAACCATGTTAGAGGAGATTAGATATTACCTCATGATCACACAAAGATGCACTCATGGCCTACACGGGTAAACTGGCGCCTATCCAGACGAGCAGACTggagaaggaaaagaaggaaggaaACTAATGGGAAGCTCAATGGGTGGGAGATGATGAGCATAATGTCTTTGAAGTTAGAAGGCATGGTCGAACAGTTCGGGTCAACACTCATGAAAGGACTTGCACTTGTAGAAAGTGGCAACTTACAGGTTTGCCTTGCTGTCATGGAGTTGCtgcaattcaaagaaaaaatcaaCGACCAGAAGATTATGTCCACCATTGGCTGACTATGGAAGCATACAATAGAACATACCAATTTCACATCAACACTGTCCCTAGTCAAGAATATTGGGCTGATGCAGAAGGTCTGCCGTGTCTCCCTCCACCTTATAAGAGGCCAATAGAAAGACCTACAAAGAAGAGAGCAAGACATGAATCAGAGAGACAGAGTGGGAGCCAGTACAAAATCAAGAGGAGCTATGGAAAGACAAGTTGTAAATATTGCAAAAAGGTAAATAAAAACTCACTTAATCAATGCCTGTTGATATTGACTGTTCTACTGTGTTAATGCTTGGAATGATGTTGTCTTCGTAGGTGGGACATAATTCGAGGACATGTCCTGATAAGAAGACTCCTGCTGCAGCAGGTCAGCCGACAAGAGGAGGAATTATGCCACCCAGGGGCTTAGAAGACATGTCAGACTCAGAGCAGGAGATGTTCTGGGAAAAAACCATGGATGCAGTTGAAGAGGAGCTCACCCAAGGCCACCCACAGTCTGAAGTTGATGAAGAGGTAGCTCATTTCTCAATAACTGTTGTTTACACTTAACTCACATGTACTAAATAGACTTTATTTGTTGTAGGCCAACATCAACACATCAGGTACAACAAGTCATGGTGAAGGAGGGAGATCTGCTATATCCAACCCTGCAAGGAGAGCACCAAGATCTAAAACTCCCTCCAATGCTGCTGCGGCTGCTGCTGCATCTACTAGTAAGGAAAGATCCAGGGTCAAGATGCCTATTAGGAGACACCCCTTAGCCCAACCGATTATGAGGCCCACATCTCCAGCTCCAACAGCCCAACCCAATGTGAGGCCCATAGCTCTAGGCCCATCTGCCACTCCAGGGCCCAACCCACCATTTAGGCCCCACAGATAAGGCCCATTGCACCTCCTACAACACCTGCTGCTGGTTCAGGAGTTTCAGACTCCACAAGGTCTCCACTTGTGTCAAATGAAACCATGAATGGTGCATCTAAAGCAACCACTTCTAGGTTCTCAAGGTTCATGCCAAAACAGTCAACTTGAGGGAAACTTGGGTGCATAATTAGTTGATCTTTTTGGGTTATAAGTTAATATTTAGTTGCAGTAGTTTATCTAGTTTTTGGGTTGTATGTTGATATTTACTATAGTTGGTTATTGCCTTTTGTTGGACAATTTGAGTATTTTGATATCTGGTATTAAGACTGATTACCCAGTTTGTAGTATTTTGGATGGAACAATTAGTTCTAATGCCTAATGTTATGCAGACCAATTAGTTAATCTTGTGCCTTTACCAATTTTTAGTTCTTTTGCCTTTACCAATTAGTTCTAATGCTTAATGTTATGAAATTACTTTTGATATCTCAGTTACCATTTTAGTTAGATTCACTTCACTCAATTCATGCTTCTATTACTGATGCAATCGAATTCAAGACACATTTCCAATTCCTCAACAAGTAACTAAATAGCAACATCAATGTCAACATAACTTCtaagcaacaacaataattaacATTCATTAATAAACCCTGTCCTACACTCATCCCTTCTCCTACCTAACCAAACAAATCAAACTCATACATAAACTCAGTACAAGTCCACCCAGAATGAAACACACAAGCAATTCAACTCTCTTCATCTGCTCTATCAACATCTCTCCATCTATGTGTGTCATCTCAGTCTCAATACTGGTAAACCTCCCTTTCAAGACTCCACATATATTGCATACTACTGTGCCATTATTAGAGGATTCCTCCACCCCAGCAGATTTCTCAATAGTTTCATCCATCCACTGAAAATAACAGCACCCAGTGTTCTTCGTCTGCCCAACACAGATACAGTTCATCAAGCTCAATTCTCAACCGAGGGGGGAGGGGACAAATGTAGCAGCATATTCATACATACCTTCCACAGAGGACACCTGAAAAACCATCTTCCTGGGTTTCTTCTTGTCTTCGACTTCAAAGCCACCACCTGAAGACGGCAGAAGCATGTCCCATCATATGGCTTCCTCACGTGTTCTTCGACCCCTTTGGAGCTACAATTTTCCATGGACGGTGTCCTTCGATTACAATTTGACATGACTCTGCTTCCACCATGCATGGCTCTGATTAGGGTTTTGCTTGCTGATCAATTTGGAAAAAACGTTCTCACCTACAACTATATAAGGGAGAGAAGGGATTGAGAGTCTAATACGGATGCCACGTTGGACTTCCGTTTGACACATCAACAAACTCTGTTTAACGGAGAAGGGTTCTCCTCACAGTTGGGCAGATCTGATccgtttttaaatttttcaagggTATGATTGTCGTTATCAAATTCTAGGGGTATTTATGTCAGCGTTTTACAAATTCGGGGGCATAATTGGTAATTTACTCTTTTCTAAATCATATTATTATAAACTATAAAGTTActctaaaaaaattactaattttacataattattttttgtatcatttaactataattaattaaattattttaaaaattattaatttaggtTTTAAAGTTTAGAATTTGGGTTTAAAATCTAGATTTTAGAGTTtatggtttcttttcttttttttattcttgatatATGTTCATTCTATTATTTGAACTTagaactttatatatatatatatatatatatatatatatatatatatatatatatatatatattttccaaaTCAACGGTAACAcctattaatttaataaaattaatctaaaaaatactaattttttataacatattactatactctaaataattaataaatttttctgACATTTTACAATAATTagtaaaattaatttaacaattattaatttctcatatcatattattatgattaataaaattactttaaaattatAGCAATTTCTCAGATTATATTACTATAGTTAACTAGTGTATGTCCCCGTATACTGTAcgggataattaataaaaatatataaatttttttattaaaagagattaaacaaaaaatatatataataattattactataaatattttacaaagttataattaaaattaaagtttaattatttttaatgttaaaaatattaaaaataattagtatttgtatTTAGATTGGTTGAGTGGTCATCTCACTCATCTACCTAAATAAGTATTAGAGTTTTGAATCCCGCCTTGTCTATGTAACAACTCACTGGTTAGTGGCATACCCTTAATAAATGGAGCGATTAGTTCTCGACCTACCGAGTTGAAAAATACAGTGAAAGAAAATAGTATTTGTCTTAAAAGTAGAACAATTCTCATTGATGATAGCAATACTTATGGAGATTTGCCTTTGTTAAAATTTAACGGTGACAGTTTTATTTATTGGTATCATATTCATTTAGAAAGTCAAATAATATGATCAACGTTGTTACCACcggttaaaattttatattttatgacataATTTTCAAGCTTCTAAACttataaacttatgtcattacaaaagctattagattgattaatatttcTTACAAACCGAATGACTACACTATCTTATAATATgatgtacaaaataattttttattttaaaattaattctgattagtgaaaaaaattcaaaatatttttttacataaatttaaatttaaatttgaattcagaattgattaacaactcaccttttttaaaattttaataacaaaaacaaaattagttaactacaaaatatttaacatttaataagt harbors:
- the LOC140178805 gene encoding uncharacterized protein; amino-acid sequence: MRNVVELDEDASCGVQGRRIHRRPRPSGQRILPPREENQAPRVVVPNPNDIDEEPTEYQYHSEELHTPPGSDSEDENPVFPQYNPDTKFGKIRLELGMEFGTMQQFKDTVRKYSIQMGREAFFLKVEPHRCRVICYNETYPWEVYCARRNQPPSYQIKTLVDEHTCPRSNKSRSVTCKWVAEELISKIRVCPNLSHREAREMFKVEFDICVGKRMMFRAMEKAKDVIEGTEKEQYLKLRTYLTELRKANPGSTCRMSTTPQQEALPKFRSLYICLEACKRGFKQGCRPFLCLDGAFLKGYFGE